Proteins from one Porites lutea chromosome 3, jaPorLute2.1, whole genome shotgun sequence genomic window:
- the LOC140932295 gene encoding integrase/recombinase xerD homolog, which translates to MTAFRRWKEFALSKHELSYLPANPMHVAVYLQYVLESTRSSSSVDTAFYSIKWAHESAGLVSPTDNPLVNKVREAAKRILGAKRCHRKEPLSIEIIKDIISAADLSNTLQLRNICLYVLCYAGFFRSEEVTSIRRNHITFHDGYMTIKVEKSKTDQLRQGDEVIIAQSGGSACPVSILRDYLSRLNIDPHSDELIFRQLVKTKSFYKMVNKDKPISYTTFRDHL; encoded by the coding sequence ATGACGGCGTTCAGGAGATGGAAGGAGTTTGCATTAAGCAAGCACGAACTTTCTTATTTACCTGCTAATCCTATGCATGTAGCTGTTTATTTACAATATGTTTTAGAATCTACAAGATCGAGCAGTTCTGTGGACACTGCGTTTTACAGTATTAAATGGGCACACGAATCAGCTGGTCTTGTATCCCCTACAGATAATCCTTTAGTTAATAAGGTGCGGGAGGCTGCTAAAAGGATTTTAGGAGCTAAGAGGTGTCATAGGAAAGAACCTTTGTCTATTGAAATCATCAAAGATATTATCTCTGCCGCTGATTTATCCAATACTCTTCAGCTGAGGAATATTTGTCTTTATGTTCTTTGTTATGCGGGGTTTTTTAGATCGGAGGAGGTCACCAGTATTAGACGAAATCATATTACGTTTCATGATGGCTATATGACAATTAAGGTCGAAAAGAGTAAAACTGATCAGCTTAGGCAGGGCGATGAGGTTATTATCGCACAATCAGGTGGTAGTGCTTGTCCAGTTTCCATTCTTCGAGACTATTTAAGCAGGTTAAACATCGATCCTCATTCGGATGAGTTAATTTTCAGACAGTTGGTCAAAACCAAGTCATTCTATAAGATGGTTAACAAAGATAAACCTATTAGTTACACTACTTTCAGGGATCATTTGTAG
- the LOC140932296 gene encoding uncharacterized protein yields the protein MVIFLGDGLGGGANSIQAKINSLTVNADLLKFGFVINENKSLWEPVQNIIWLGTVLDTNQGFISVTEHRIAKLKSGIDSILKGGCTTVNVRTLAAVVGQIISLTPCVGDVTRIMTRSLYAVVNTKMSWNSTVELSKEAYAELVFWNQNVDCLHCRSPWLPPSIPAKFVYSDASDHACGSFIQNENKVFHQNWSPAERTKSSTWRELKTVELALISFAPSLHCMRIAWFTDNANVASIVHSGSKVPELQDLALRIFHVCVSFGISLELKWIPRSVNSEADHLSRIIDFDDYTLNDDVFHMLDFRWGPHTIDRFACSYNAKLSRFNSRFFQPGTEAVDAFLQNWHFENNWILPPVSQIARVIAHMRVCKAEGTLVIPLWKSSYFWPLLCDDGRHWNTFVHDWVVLPKFKQLFVRGKAKNGLFGARELSFIVVALRISFKLPERISLSGFCTHDSGCCPKCRLR from the coding sequence ATGGTAATTTTTCTAGGTGATGGTTTAGGAGGTGGCGCGAACAGTATTCAAGCTAAGATCAATAGTTTGACGGTTAATGCAGATTTGCTTAAATTTGGTTTCGTTATTAACGAAAACAAGTCCCTTTGGGAACCAGTTCAGAATATTATCTGGCTGGGTACTGTATTAGACACTAATCAAGGCTTTATTTCTGTCACCGAACATAGAATAGCGAAGTTAAAGAGTGGTATCGATTCTATTCTCAAGGGAGGTTGTACGACTGTCAACGTGAGAACTCTTGCCGCTGTTGTAGGCCAGATTATATCATTAACTCCTTGTGTAGGTGATGTAACCAGGATTATGACAAGATCGTTGTATGCCGTTGTAAATACGAAAATGTCTTGGAATTCTACCGTTGAATTGTCTAAGGAAGCTTATGCAGAGTTAGTGTTTTGGAATCAAAACGTGGATTGCCTCCATTGTCGGTCTCCTTGGTTACCTCCGTCTATACCGGCAAAATTTGTTTACTCCGACGCGTCAGATCATGCCTGTGGATCCTTTatccaaaatgaaaacaaagtttttcaccaaaattggtCACCTGCCGAGAGGACGAAAAGCTCAACATGGCGGGAGCTAAAGACTGTAGAATTAGCTTTGATTAGTTTTGCCCCTAGTCTCCACTGTATGCGGATTGCATGGTTTACTGATAACGCAAACGTTGCTAGTATCGTTCACTCTGGTAGCAAGGTTCCTGAACTTCAGGATTTAGCTCTTCGCATATTTCATGTTTGTGTTAGTTTTGGAATTTCACTTGAGTTGAAGTGGATTCCTAGAAGTGTTAATTCTGAGGCTGACCATTTAAGTAGGATTATTGATTTTGATGATTATACTTTGAATGATGATGTTTTCCATATGTTGGATTTTCGATGGGGACCGCACACTATTGACAGATTCGCATGCAGTTATAATGCGAAGCTTTCCCGTTTCAATTCCAGATTTTTTCAACCGGGCACTGAGGCTGTTGATGCTTTTTTGCAAAACTGGCATTTTGAGAACAACTGGATTCTCCCTCCAGTTTCGCAGATTGCGAGGGTTATTGCTCATATGAGAGTGTGTAAAGCGGAGGGGACACTTGTTATTCCTTTGTGGAAGTCTTCGTATTTTTGGCCGTTGCTATGTGACGATGGTAGACATTGGAACACATTTGTTCACGATTGGGTTGTACTTCCCAAATTTAAGCAACTTTTTGTGAGAGGCAAAGCCAAGAATGGCTTGTTTGGCGCAAGAGAGTTGTCCTTCATAGTCGTCGCTCTGCGCATTAGTTTCAAGTTACCTGAGAGGATTTCTCTATCAGGCTTTTGTACTCATGACAGTGGCTGTTGCCCCAAGTGTCGCTTACGTTAG